The following proteins are co-located in the Desulfatitalea tepidiphila genome:
- a CDS encoding head decoration protein, producing the protein MAITEGNYNSDWLAWEQDNDYSRKKVTIAESQTITKGEVLGVVTASGQYAAFNQDGDDGTESAAGISLGDYATAASETASGVALVRDAIVIEDNLTFPSDITSGEQATAMASLLALGIITKTEA; encoded by the coding sequence ATGGCCATTACCGAGGGCAACTACAATTCTGATTGGTTGGCTTGGGAACAGGATAACGACTACAGCCGGAAAAAGGTCACCATCGCCGAGTCGCAGACCATCACCAAGGGCGAAGTGCTGGGCGTCGTGACCGCTTCCGGTCAATACGCGGCTTTCAACCAGGACGGCGATGACGGCACCGAGTCGGCCGCCGGCATCTCTTTGGGCGACTACGCCACAGCCGCAAGTGAAACCGCCTCAGGCGTGGCCCTGGTGCGCGACGCCATCGTCATCGAAGACAATTTGACCTTTCCCAGTGATATTACTTCAGGCGAACAGGCCACTGCCATGGCCAGTCTTCTGGCCCTGGGCATCATCACGAAAACGGAGGCTTAA
- a CDS encoding S49 family peptidase, with protein MNDLMIDPIFLASPYRQGAALEKSFTTHSKALAVISIHGPLSHRAQGGFLSMLFGDTATYDQIRAAFQSALADDAVGAIVFDIDSAGGEVAGCFDLVDEIYQARGTKPIYAIANEAALSAAYAIASAADRVYLTRTAAVGSVGVMAVHVDQSGLDAKTGLKYTAIHAGSKKTDGNPHEALSKEAADAIQARVNATYDLFCATVARNRGLSEQTVKVTEAAIYTGADAVAAGLADAVQSYEQFIQTIIEGNNMTLKTDLRALIAGKKPEEIAEAMAACGFMPADHKPVEGILELCDMMGVSDVGFIKAVVKDGLNVEQVKAAILAARAENSKTIFSTVSATGTGEVNPLLADAKRRAGINGGA; from the coding sequence ATGAATGATTTAATGATCGATCCGATTTTTTTAGCTTCCCCATACCGCCAGGGCGCAGCATTGGAAAAATCTTTCACCACACATTCCAAAGCCCTGGCGGTCATATCCATCCATGGGCCGCTATCGCACCGGGCGCAGGGGGGCTTCTTGTCGATGCTGTTCGGCGACACGGCCACATATGACCAGATCCGAGCGGCCTTTCAATCCGCCCTGGCCGACGATGCCGTGGGCGCTATCGTCTTTGACATCGACAGCGCCGGGGGCGAGGTGGCCGGGTGCTTCGATCTGGTGGATGAGATCTACCAGGCGCGCGGCACAAAGCCCATCTACGCGATAGCCAATGAGGCCGCCTTATCGGCCGCCTACGCGATTGCGAGCGCAGCGGATAGAGTCTACCTGACCCGAACGGCTGCGGTCGGCAGCGTGGGCGTCATGGCGGTTCATGTGGATCAATCCGGCCTGGATGCAAAGACCGGCCTCAAGTATACCGCGATCCATGCCGGCAGTAAAAAGACCGACGGCAACCCACACGAAGCCTTGAGCAAAGAGGCCGCCGACGCCATCCAGGCGCGCGTCAATGCCACCTATGATCTGTTTTGCGCCACCGTGGCCCGCAACCGTGGCCTTTCCGAGCAGACCGTCAAGGTAACAGAGGCGGCCATCTACACAGGCGCCGACGCAGTGGCGGCCGGCCTGGCCGATGCCGTCCAATCATATGAGCAGTTCATTCAAACCATCATCGAGGGTAACAACATGACTTTAAAAACCGATCTACGGGCACTTATCGCAGGCAAAAAGCCCGAAGAGATTGCCGAGGCCATGGCGGCCTGTGGCTTCATGCCGGCCGATCATAAGCCGGTCGAAGGCATTCTTGAACTGTGTGACATGATGGGCGTCTCCGACGTCGGCTTCATCAAGGCCGTGGTCAAAGACGGCCTGAACGTCGAGCAGGTCAAGGCGGCGATCCTTGCGGCCAGGGCCGAAAATTCAAAAACTATCTTTTCTACCGTCTCAGCGACCGGCACAGGTGAAGTCAATCCCCTGCTTGCCGACGCCAAGCGCCGGGCCGGCATCAATGGAGGTGCATAA